A single window of bacterium DNA harbors:
- a CDS encoding NADH-quinone oxidoreductase subunit M, whose product MSAWALSALIALPIAGAVAVAAVPRHRPGAARAVGFAAAGLAFLLAAWVWTAFRPGQSGLQFEERAAWVPAAGIGYHLGVDGLSVSLTALVALLVPLAIVVSADQVKERGQGFVLTLLLLEAGLLGTFLAQDLVLFYVFWEAMLIPMYFLIALWGGPARRGAAIKFLLYTLSGSVLMLLAIIAVYLQGGRVLGAPTFDLPALLARPLGVSPAFEALLFGAFAVAFAIKMPVWPLHTWLPDAYAEAPPVVTVLLAGLMAKAGAYGLLRFCLPLFPDAVRVWGPLLASLGVAGILYGGAVAWAQDDLRRLLAYGSLSHMGFILLGIFALNVESVQGSVLQMINHGVSTGALFVLAGMLIGRTGHARTDAYGGLAAATPALAAVTLIVVASSLALPGTNGFVGEFLILLGAFQTHPVHAVLATLGIVLAAAYLLAFVGRIFHGPLRADLRGLPDLRPREYAVLAPLIAIIFWVGFVPGPLLDRSEATVRALLKPPATSTPIPAMASRPPRGPVVRP is encoded by the coding sequence GTGAGCGCCTGGGCGCTCAGCGCGCTGATCGCGCTGCCCATCGCGGGCGCCGTCGCCGTGGCCGCCGTTCCGAGGCACCGGCCCGGCGCCGCGCGCGCCGTCGGGTTCGCCGCCGCCGGCCTCGCGTTTCTGCTCGCCGCGTGGGTCTGGACCGCGTTTCGCCCGGGTCAGTCCGGGCTGCAGTTCGAAGAGCGCGCCGCGTGGGTGCCCGCGGCCGGCATCGGCTACCATCTCGGCGTCGACGGCCTCTCGGTCAGCCTGACGGCGCTGGTCGCGCTGCTGGTGCCGCTGGCGATCGTGGTCTCGGCCGACCAGGTCAAGGAGCGCGGCCAAGGATTCGTGCTGACGCTGCTGCTGCTCGAGGCGGGCCTCCTGGGGACGTTTCTGGCGCAGGATCTCGTCCTGTTCTACGTGTTTTGGGAAGCGATGCTCATTCCGATGTACTTCCTGATCGCGTTGTGGGGCGGGCCGGCGAGGCGCGGCGCCGCGATCAAGTTTCTCCTGTACACGCTGTCCGGCAGCGTGCTGATGCTGCTGGCGATCATCGCCGTTTATCTGCAGGGCGGGCGGGTCCTCGGCGCGCCGACGTTCGATCTGCCGGCGCTGCTCGCCCGGCCGCTCGGCGTGTCCCCGGCGTTCGAGGCGCTGCTCTTCGGCGCGTTCGCGGTGGCGTTCGCGATCAAGATGCCTGTCTGGCCGCTGCACACCTGGCTGCCCGATGCCTACGCCGAGGCCCCCCCGGTGGTGACGGTGCTGCTCGCCGGGCTGATGGCCAAAGCCGGCGCGTACGGCCTGCTGCGGTTTTGTCTGCCGCTGTTTCCCGACGCCGTGCGCGTGTGGGGGCCGCTGCTCGCGTCGCTCGGAGTGGCCGGGATTTTGTACGGCGGCGCGGTGGCGTGGGCGCAGGACGACCTGCGGCGGCTGCTCGCGTACGGGAGCCTCAGCCACATGGGCTTCATTCTGCTCGGCATCTTCGCGCTTAACGTTGAGTCCGTCCAGGGCAGCGTCCTCCAGATGATCAACCACGGCGTCAGCACGGGGGCGTTGTTCGTGCTCGCGGGGATGCTGATCGGCCGGACCGGCCACGCGCGCACGGACGCATACGGCGGGCTCGCGGCGGCGACCCCGGCGCTCGCGGCGGTGACGCTGATCGTCGTCGCGTCCTCGCTCGCGCTGCCGGGCACCAACGGGTTCGTGGGCGAGTTTCTGATCCTGCTCGGCGCGTTCCAGACGCACCCGGTCCACGCGGTACTGGCCACGCTCGGGATCGTACTCGCCGCGGCGTATCTGTTGGCCTTCGTCGGCCGGATCTTCCACGGGCCGCTGCGCGCCGATCTTCGGGGCCTGCCGGATCTCCGCCCGCGGGAATACGCGGTGCTGGCGCCGCTCATCGCGATTATCTTCTGGGTAGGGTTCGTGCCCGGTCCGCTGCTCGACCGCAGCGAGGCGACGGTGAGGGCGCTGCTCAAGCCGCCCGCCACGTCCACGCCGATTCCGGCGATGGCGTCGAGACCGCCCCGGGGCCCGGTGGTCCGGCCGTGA
- the nuoI gene encoding NADH-quinone oxidoreductase subunit NuoI, with translation MTRRLRQAWSMLKGLGVVGRYLFRAPVTTSYPDRKPGVQPRFKGRHYLTLFADGMERCVGCELCVIVCPSQSIFVRAAENDPLAPHSKGERYATDFQINMLRCIFCGFCEEACPTGAIVLGHEYELSGTTRGDLIYTKDRLTERHPGESGRDPAREV, from the coding sequence GTGACCCGGCGCCTCCGCCAGGCTTGGTCCATGCTCAAGGGGCTCGGCGTCGTCGGCCGCTATCTGTTCCGGGCGCCCGTGACGACGTCGTACCCCGACCGCAAGCCGGGCGTGCAGCCGCGGTTCAAGGGCCGGCACTACCTGACCCTCTTCGCCGACGGCATGGAACGGTGCGTCGGCTGCGAATTGTGCGTCATCGTTTGTCCGAGCCAGTCGATCTTCGTGCGCGCGGCCGAGAACGACCCGCTGGCGCCGCACTCCAAGGGCGAGCGGTACGCGACCGACTTTCAGATCAACATGCTGCGCTGCATTTTCTGCGGCTTCTGCGAGGAGGCGTGCCCGACCGGGGCGATTGTGCTGGGGCATGAGTACGAACTGAGCGGCACGACGCGCGGTGACCTGATCTACACGAAAGACCGCCTGACCGAGCGGCACCCGGGCGAGTCCGGACGCGATCCCGCCCGTGAGGTGTAG
- a CDS encoding NADH-quinone oxidoreductase subunit J encodes MDVVLFGITAVCALAGGAGVVLSRRPVHSALGLLLVLMSLAVDYLLLGAQFIAAAQVIIYAGAIVVLFVFIIMLLGERGEYLGGGAFTGPAGVPLVVALCALLAAGLIDLVARAYPPAASPASSFGTIQDVGRALFGRYLLPFEAASLVLLAGMIGAVALGRRLGPRT; translated from the coding sequence GTGGACGTGGTCCTGTTCGGGATCACGGCCGTCTGCGCGCTTGCCGGGGGCGCCGGCGTGGTGCTGTCGCGGCGGCCCGTGCACAGCGCGCTCGGCCTGCTGCTCGTGCTGATGAGCCTGGCCGTCGACTACCTGCTGCTCGGCGCGCAGTTCATCGCCGCGGCGCAGGTCATCATTTACGCCGGGGCGATCGTCGTGTTGTTCGTCTTCATCATCATGCTGCTGGGCGAGAGGGGCGAGTACCTCGGGGGCGGCGCCTTCACCGGTCCCGCGGGGGTGCCGCTCGTCGTCGCGCTGTGCGCGCTGCTCGCCGCCGGCCTCATCGACCTCGTGGCGCGTGCGTATCCTCCCGCCGCCTCGCCCGCGTCCTCGTTCGGAACCATCCAGGACGTGGGACGCGCGCTGTTTGGACGGTACCTGCTGCCGTTCGAGGCCGCGTCGCTCGTGCTGCTGGCCGGCATGATCGGCGCGGTGGCGCTGGGGCGCCGCCTGGGGCCGCGAACATGA
- the nuoH gene encoding NADH-quinone oxidoreductase subunit NuoH gives MATTVLVAAIKSAVVLGGVLTAFAYTTLLERRLLARFQLRVGPNRVGPWGLLQPLADGIKLIFKEDFRPAGADAVVYLAAPLISVVAALFVYAVIPIGPPVRLFGREVTLYIADVNIGILLVLAASSIGVYGVILGGWSSDSKYSLIGGLRSSAQVLSYELSLGLAVLGVIMAAGSLSLVDIVDAQGRGWFIWRQPLAFVLFLIAAFAETNRAPFDLPESEQELIGGFQTEYGGFKFAMFYVGEYVGVITMGALVTTLFLGGWRGPFLPPVLWFLIKVFLVVCFFIWVRATLPRVRYDHLMALGWKILIPAGLLNVAATACLIVWAAR, from the coding sequence ATGGCAACGACGGTGCTGGTCGCCGCGATCAAGAGCGCGGTGGTGCTCGGCGGGGTGCTGACCGCGTTCGCCTACACGACGCTGCTCGAGCGCCGGCTGCTGGCGCGGTTCCAGCTGCGGGTCGGGCCGAACCGGGTCGGGCCGTGGGGGCTCCTGCAGCCGCTCGCCGACGGGATCAAGCTCATCTTTAAGGAAGATTTTCGCCCCGCCGGAGCGGACGCCGTCGTGTATCTGGCCGCGCCGCTGATCTCCGTCGTCGCGGCGCTGTTCGTTTACGCGGTGATCCCGATCGGCCCGCCGGTGCGCCTGTTCGGCCGCGAGGTCACGCTGTACATCGCCGACGTCAACATCGGTATCCTGCTCGTGCTCGCCGCGAGCAGCATCGGGGTCTACGGCGTGATCCTGGGCGGCTGGTCGTCCGACAGCAAGTACTCCTTGATCGGGGGGCTGCGCTCGAGCGCCCAGGTGCTGTCCTACGAGCTGTCGCTCGGCCTCGCGGTGCTCGGGGTGATCATGGCCGCCGGGTCGCTGAGCCTCGTGGACATCGTCGACGCGCAGGGGAGGGGCTGGTTCATCTGGCGCCAGCCGCTCGCGTTCGTGCTGTTTCTGATCGCGGCGTTCGCCGAAACGAACCGCGCGCCGTTCGATCTGCCCGAGTCCGAACAGGAGCTGATCGGCGGATTTCAAACCGAGTACGGCGGCTTCAAGTTCGCGATGTTCTACGTCGGCGAATACGTCGGCGTCATTACGATGGGCGCGCTTGTGACCACGTTGTTTCTCGGCGGGTGGCGAGGGCCGTTCCTGCCGCCGGTGCTGTGGTTTCTGATCAAAGTCTTCCTGGTGGTCTGCTTCTTCATCTGGGTCCGGGCGACGCTGCCGCGGGTCCGCTACGATCATCTGATGGCGCTCGGCTGGAAGATCCTCATCCCGGCGGGGCTGCTCAACGTCGCGGCGACCGCGTGCCTCATCGTGTGGGCCGCGCGGTGA
- the nuoL gene encoding NADH-quinone oxidoreductase subunit L, whose protein sequence is MNLVTAAAVLIPLLPLAGWAVLGLWGGRWPARAAGWFASATVAASFAAAVALFQALAALPAASRSVEVDVYRWITAGPVVIPFRLLADPLSAAMARVVAGVGTLIHIYSIGYMAGDPGFARYFAYMNLFMAAMLLLVLAGNLAVMFIGWEGVGLCSYLLIAFWFDRPAAARAGVKAFVVTRLGDVGFLLGIFAAFGVFGTLDFTAITRDAASRLALGGSGATAIALLLFLGAVGKSAQLPLYVWLPDAMEGPTPVSALIHAATMVTAGVYMIVRLHALYLRAPFALDVVAVTGAVTAIFAASVALVEPDLKRLLAYSTISQLGYMFLAVGVAAWGAGMFHLMTHAFFKALLFLAAGAVMHALGGETDMRKMGGLGRRLPKTAAAFGAGALALAGIPPLAGFFSKEQILGDVFAAGHVWLWAVGLITAGLTAFYITRAYVLTFGGFEFMVADRGSAGTGASADGPARSAGGAHAAGSAPHDPPPVMWWPVAALIFLTVVMGIILEHVIPLAAWLRPALEAGVPRAAGSAVPAEQQGAMHALLLLAGIAVAVAGIVLGWLVYARGAIRGRAPGLGTLLAHRFFIEDLYAVAVVAPSRAVAAGAAAFDRAVLDRAVLGVAGGIGRSGAALRRLQSGYLRQYAAFVLIGTLLILAYWLWRP, encoded by the coding sequence ATGAATCTCGTGACGGCCGCCGCCGTCTTGATCCCGCTGCTGCCGCTCGCCGGCTGGGCCGTGCTCGGCCTATGGGGCGGCCGGTGGCCGGCCCGCGCGGCGGGGTGGTTTGCTTCCGCCACGGTGGCCGCGTCGTTCGCGGCCGCGGTCGCGCTGTTCCAGGCTCTCGCGGCGCTGCCCGCGGCGTCGCGCAGCGTCGAGGTCGACGTGTACCGGTGGATCACCGCCGGCCCCGTCGTCATCCCGTTTCGCCTGCTCGCGGACCCGCTGTCGGCGGCGATGGCCCGCGTCGTCGCCGGCGTCGGTACCTTGATCCACATCTATTCGATCGGCTACATGGCGGGCGATCCCGGGTTCGCCCGCTACTTCGCGTACATGAACCTGTTCATGGCGGCGATGCTGCTGCTCGTGCTGGCCGGCAACCTCGCGGTCATGTTCATCGGCTGGGAGGGCGTCGGTCTCTGCAGCTACCTGCTGATCGCGTTTTGGTTCGACCGGCCGGCGGCCGCCCGGGCAGGGGTCAAGGCGTTTGTCGTCACGCGCCTGGGGGACGTCGGCTTCCTGCTCGGCATCTTCGCCGCGTTCGGGGTGTTCGGCACGCTGGATTTCACCGCGATCACGCGGGACGCCGCCTCCCGGCTGGCCCTCGGCGGTAGTGGGGCCACCGCGATCGCGCTGCTGCTGTTTCTCGGCGCGGTGGGCAAGTCGGCGCAGCTTCCGCTGTACGTCTGGCTCCCCGACGCGATGGAAGGCCCCACACCCGTCAGCGCGCTCATTCACGCCGCCACGATGGTGACGGCCGGCGTCTACATGATCGTCCGTCTGCACGCCCTCTATCTGCGGGCGCCCTTCGCGCTCGACGTCGTGGCCGTCACCGGCGCCGTCACCGCGATCTTCGCGGCCTCCGTGGCGCTCGTGGAGCCGGACCTGAAGCGCCTGCTGGCGTACTCGACGATCAGTCAGTTGGGGTACATGTTCCTCGCGGTCGGCGTCGCCGCATGGGGCGCCGGCATGTTTCACTTGATGACGCACGCGTTCTTCAAGGCGCTGCTGTTCCTCGCCGCCGGCGCGGTGATGCACGCGCTCGGCGGGGAGACCGACATGCGCAAGATGGGCGGCCTCGGCCGCCGGCTGCCGAAAACGGCCGCGGCCTTCGGCGCGGGCGCGCTCGCGCTCGCCGGGATTCCGCCGCTCGCCGGCTTCTTCAGCAAGGAGCAGATCCTCGGCGACGTGTTCGCGGCGGGGCACGTGTGGCTGTGGGCCGTCGGGCTCATCACGGCCGGCCTGACGGCGTTCTACATCACCCGCGCCTACGTGCTCACGTTCGGGGGCTTTGAGTTCATGGTTGCCGACCGCGGGTCGGCCGGCACCGGCGCTTCGGCGGACGGCCCCGCCCGGTCCGCCGGCGGGGCGCATGCCGCCGGATCCGCGCCGCACGACCCCCCGCCGGTGATGTGGTGGCCGGTCGCGGCGCTGATCTTCCTCACGGTCGTCATGGGGATCATCCTCGAGCATGTCATTCCGCTCGCCGCGTGGCTGCGGCCGGCGCTCGAGGCCGGGGTGCCGCGGGCCGCCGGGTCGGCCGTGCCGGCCGAGCAGCAGGGTGCGATGCACGCGCTGCTTCTGCTCGCGGGCATCGCGGTAGCGGTGGCCGGCATCGTCCTCGGATGGCTTGTCTACGCGCGCGGGGCAATTCGTGGGCGGGCACCGGGACTCGGAACGCTCCTCGCCCATCGTTTCTTCATTGAGGATCTCTACGCCGTCGCCGTGGTGGCGCCGTCGAGAGCGGTCGCGGCCGGGGCCGCGGCGTTCGACCGCGCCGTGCTCGATCGGGCGGTCCTCGGCGTCGCCGGCGGCATCGGGCGCAGCGGCGCGGCGCTCCGCCGCCTCCAAAGCGGGTACCTCCGGCAGTACGCGGCGTTCGTCCTGATCGGCACGCTGCTGATCCTCGCGTATTGGCTGTGGCGGCCGTGA
- the nuoK gene encoding NADH-quinone oxidoreductase subunit NuoK, whose translation MSVPAAYYLGLSAVLFAMGAAGVLVRRSALIVFMSIELMLNAVNLTLVTFARLHGSVDGQVLVFFVLVVAAAEVVVGLAIIVDVFRSRETVDVDDADALRG comes from the coding sequence ATGAGCGTTCCCGCGGCGTACTATCTCGGGCTGAGCGCGGTGCTGTTCGCCATGGGCGCCGCGGGCGTGCTGGTGCGCCGCTCCGCGCTCATCGTCTTCATGTCGATCGAGCTGATGCTCAACGCGGTCAACCTCACGTTGGTCACGTTCGCGCGGCTTCACGGCTCCGTCGACGGGCAGGTGCTCGTCTTCTTCGTGCTGGTGGTGGCCGCGGCCGAGGTCGTGGTCGGCCTCGCGATCATCGTGGACGTGTTCCGGTCCCGTGAGACCGTGGACGTCGACGACGCGGACGCGCTCCGCGGATGA